The genomic stretch tggacatgactggagtgtctcccgaggtaattacacatcggttaaatattgatccttcagtccggcctataaaacagaagcaaagactctttgcggcagaaagaaatcaagtcatccatgacgaagtccgccaattactgaaagcggatgtattatttgaagtaaaatatccttcttgggtggccaatcctgtgatgatcaagaaaaaagaaggaggatggcggatgtgcatagattttacggatctaaataagcactgtcctaaagattgctacccccttcccaacatagataaaaaagtagaagctctgataggcttcgaaattttctgttttcttgatttgtataaaggataccaccaagttttaatggatgagaatgatgcttcaaaaacggctttcattactgacttcggtatttttgcttataaaaagatgccatttggtttaaagaatgccggagccacatatcaaaggatggtagataagctatttcggcacctgatcggaaaagaggttgaagtatatgttgacgacatagttgttaaaagcagaagcacttcggagtacgaaaacaatctcaaatccactctcgacgtgctcaaaaaagccaacctcaaactcaatccccaaaaatgtacctttttggtagattcgggaaaatttctgggttgttgggtttcaaaggaaggactcaaggcaaatcccctaaaggttcaagttgttcagaacatggcaatgccgaagtccatacatgatgtgcaaaggctaactggatgtctagccgcactgaatagattcctttcccaagcagccgaaaagcaaatgccgttcttcaatgttttgaagaaggcaccaaagtttgagtggggagccgaacagaaaaaggcttttgacgaactcaaaagttatttaaccgaacttcctactctctctgctccaacagatgccgaagtgatattcttatatttagcagcatcagatcaaaccattagcgcggtgcttgtacgagaagaaggcctaaaacagcgtcctatctactttacaagccgagcattaagaggtcccgaaacaaggtatcaacctctggaaaaaattgctctggcattagtaaatgcagcaaggagactgcggccatatttctatgctcacaaagtatgcgtcttaaccgatcttccacttcggcaagtcttgactaagccagaagcatcaggcagaattgccaagtgggccatagagttgggagaacattcaatagaatatctacctcggaaagccatcaagggacaagccttggcagattttcttgtagaggcaaagttcgatcaggcaatccctattattgccgaacagaaaaatcctaccaatgacgaactaacacagccccagaaacccgaagtagagccgccggactgttggattggattcgtagatggagcttcgaataagacaggaagtggagctggtattctacttatcgctcccgacggacacgaagtaacttattcacttcggttcttattcccaaccactaataacgaagccgaatacgaagcccttcttgccggacttcagttagcgcaacatctacttgtcaaatctctcaaaattcattgtgattcacaagtcatagtgaatcacatgctgggtacaagtgaagctcgtgatgaaaggatgaaaaaatacttggacaaagcgcaaagtattagccgaaatttctcttattttcggataatccgcattcccagagcgggaaatagccgagcagatactttaagtaagttggcctcatatccgagctcaaaggtggaggaattaccgcacagaagcattgatgaagctgaagtacactcagtaaccagttcaccaaactggatgacgccaatattaaagtatctagatcaaggacaactgcccgaggataagagagaagcaaggaaaatcacatgccgagcacgtcggtatgaacttgatgcgaagcttatttcctattctttaccccggatttcatgttaattataactcaccaagtcgtgctttgagtgtagtttcgggtgttagaagctggaagttcgtcggaaatgcatatctgagattccagagagttcgcccggtcgggcgttttgatgttgctaaacgcccgatcgggcgtttccattttgtgcatgcggagtccagaaagttcgcccggtcgggcgttctgatttcaactaaacgcccggtcgggcgtctCCCGCGAAGCCATGCAGAAGcatatcgcccggtcgggcgattggtccttctaatttcgcccggtcgggcgttcggAGTCTCGAACAACTCCAGGCAGTTACTCGGCAGTTTAggataaaaagaagaaaagaaaatgagaagaaGGACGAcagataaagagaaaaatagagagaaaggaggagaggaagaagagaaggaagacattccggccattattccgaccatccattcccgaatcccgactccactcgacgagagcatcacacctatggttttatttctacattctaccatgtgtataggctaggctctctttgttgctccgagttgtaatctaggcttgtgtatttgttttaacaccttgaatcgtatgtttgataccaacaatgtgtttgataattaaaatgctacgtttttggctaatgatgtagtgttgttaaatcttaactattgtctctttaacatagcttaggattgatcgtttgttggtatgctttcgatttagaactgttcaggggataaattgatagtggattaggtaagtgattatagtagacgacatttattcccgcgcatccgcaggaattaaatgtcgttgaaagttggttcatggaacaagtgttcagctgactgtgaactatacgtcgtagacatgttcagtgcacgcgattaggttgataattataatcccgtcgtatgtttcgttgtaaatggtgtaaaacaacgcaagcttagtgagcaacttggagtgacttgTCTTTCTCGTATTAAAAATCTCGTTTCAGTAGTTTAAGTTAGTTAaccatctcaaaatcaaaacaaaatatttttatgctTTGTGTAGTCTTATTAAGCGTAAGCAatctcgcctccctgtggatcgacacttgaaatactactacgatactgtattcttgcagtagtgtagtattattagagttaaaataattaaacttgataatctttatgctttgattaagaactctaaaatatcgcatcaagttttggcgccgttgccggggaggcaataGCTTGTTTATGCTTAAGTGTTCTAGTTTTTATTtcgttttgtttgatttttctttttgagttttttaggtacattgttcgtgttctacggtgtgatagccatctaccacgtccggacttgaagacgaaggagtgtattattttaggtaatttttagctaactcttagtttagtttctaggtagtttagtttttcacttaagcacacactttttatagtacttaccccgaagttgtcgagaggtctcgctttcggtaattaggaaatatattgtgcttgtgcttggtgtattttctgttgtgtagataaaaaaaaaaaaaaaagaaagtcgTGAATGCACACGAGATCTCAGGGTACACCGCCTTTCGGAttactctgttatcaaagaaggaAAGGGTCAGGAAGTTCAGCCGGGTTTGAAATTCAACAGGATTCGCCGAGTCCAATCAGAGATAACCCATTGTTTGAGAATAGTGACAGTGATCTGGAAGCTGAGTCGATGGCCGACAATAATAACAACAACGCTGTCCCACCACCCGTTGTGAGGTTTGGCGACACTCTTAGATCGGGAATTGAGTACCCCGGAGAGTTTGCTTATgcgaacaacaacatcaacattccacctcactacattagtttggtgaatggggggaatcttttccatggacgggatgatgaagacccgatgagccacctcaatgccttctacgagttgacgaactctcACAGACCCCCGAATGTGGAACACAATCTGATCAAGAGGGTCTTATTCCCATTCTCTCTGAGGGAGAAAGCAAGAGCTTGGTATGACTCTATACCGGGCTACAACATTGAAACATTCCAAGAGTTGAAGACGTTGTTCCTCTTAGAATATAATTCCCCGATGAAGATCGAGAAATTGAGAGAAGAGATCACTTCTTTCCAACAAAAGTATGATGAGTCCTTTGCAGAAGCTTGGAAGAGATTCACAGACCTGATAAGGAAATGCCCGAGCCATGGTctagctccggggcatgaccttttgaaattctacaaGGGACTCAACAATGAAGGCACGGGACTAGTTACTGCAGGCTCTAATGGAAACCTGGATGACTTAACGCATGAGGAGGTGAGAGCCTTATTCCAAAGGTTGGCTAACAATCAACGGAACTGGCACAACCCAAGGAGAGCAGCGGAGAAAGGAGGAGACACATTCGGTGCTACAAAGGATGCAGAGAGAGTATCTGCAATTGAAGCTCAATTGGCAGATATAAGCACCCAGATGTCGTCGATGACAAAGGCAGTGAAATCGCTGCAACTGACTCCTCAACCCAAAGCAGTGGCAGTGATGAGATGTGGATTGTGTCAAGGAGGGCATCATACTGATCAATGTTCTAGTCTTCAAGGACCACCAATCGAGGATGTGAACTACATTGGCAACAATTGCCAAGGGTTTAACCAAGGCAACCAATACAGCAATCAGCAGAATTGGAGGCCTCAGCAATCGAACTGGAATCAAAGTGGCCCTAGCAACAACTCGGGGAACCAATGGAGGACAAACACTCAACCCccgggttatgagaagaagccatcAGTCGAGGATCAATTGGGACAGATTCTCTCGTTTATGACTAAGAGTCAAAGGGAGAATGAGAATTTCAAAGAGAAGACGGTGGAAAAGTTTGGTCAGATGGAAGCTACAATGAGGAACCTCGAGACTCAAATCGGGCAGCTAGCTACATCATCACATACAAGAATCCCGAATACCATCCCAAGCAATACGGTGCCTAATCCTAAGGGCTATGAGCAGTGCAAGGCAGTTAAGCTAAGAAGTGGTCGCGAGTTAGGTTCGACACCATTAATTGACGgccaaggtacttccggcatctcacacgcgggggcggatgagatgttaggcttgcattcctcgcacgcaCGGGCGGACGAGGTATGTAAGGGAGGTCCCAAGTTGGTGCAGGgtgcccaacatggtcaagTTCAGGCTGCATCTGGCAGCAAGAAGTATGGTGAAGAATCCGATTCAAGTGGAAAAATTCGAGTAGAGAAGGATATCTGCAAAAAGATCCCGCTAAGTCCGGCAATGGACCCGAAGTGTCCATTTAATTTTCCAGATTTTATCCCCCCGCCTCCTTTCCCAatcgagaagaagaagacaaagAAAATAACTCAAGAGAAAGGACTCGATTGGATGATGAGTATCATTAGGAAAGTCAGAGTAGATGTGTCCTTAGTGGATTTGTTCCTACACTTTCCTAAATTCTCCAAGTTTTTTAAGGACCTTATCGCAAAAAATGAGAAGATACAAGAGGATGGTGTGGTGAGATTGAGCGCATTTTGCTCACAATTGGTGAAGGGGAAGATACCTGCGAAGAGACGAGACCCTGGGAGTTGTGTGATCCCATGTGAGATGGGAGATAAAAAGTTCCCAAAGTGCCTACTTGATCAAGGCTCGGGAATATCATTGATGGCTCTGAAGACGGCGAGGTCAATCGGTCTACAAGCGAGGATTGAGTCAATCGATATTGAGCTACAATTGGCGGATCACTCAATTGTGAAGCCACTAGGGATCATCAAGGATGTCTTGGTGAAGGTGGACAAGTTTGTACTCCCGGTCGACTTTATTGTCCTAGAGATGGAAGAAGACAAGGACATGCCTATCCTCTTTGGTAGGCCATTCTTAGCGACCGGG from Salvia splendens isolate huo1 chromosome 4, SspV2, whole genome shotgun sequence encodes the following:
- the LOC121801076 gene encoding uncharacterized protein LOC121801076, with translation MKIEKLREEITSFQQKYDESFAEAWKRFTDLIRKCPSHGLAPGHDLLKFYKGLNNEGTGLVTAGSNGNLDDLTHEEVRALFQRLANNQRNWHNPRRAAEKGGDTFGATKDAERVSAIEAQLADISTQMSSMTKAVKSLQLTPQPKAVAVMRCGLCQGGHHTDQCSSLQGPPIEDVNYIGNNCQGFNQGNQYSNQQNWRPQQSNWNQSGPSNNSGNQWRTNTQPPGYEKKPSVEDQLGQILSFMTKSQRENENFKEKTVEKFGQMEATMRNLETQIGQLATSSHTRIPNTIPSNTVPNPKGYEQCKAVKLRSGRELGSTPLIDGQVQAASGSKKYGEESDSSGKIRVEKDICKKIPLSPAMDPKCPFNFPDFIPPPPFPIEKKKTKKITQEKGLDWMMSIIRKVRVDVSLVDLFLHFPKFSKFFKDLIAKNEKIQEDGVVRLSAFCSQLVKGKIPAKRRDPGSCVIPCEMGDKKFPKCLLDQGSGISLMALKTARSIGLQARIESIDIELQLADHSIVKPLGIIKDVLVKVDKFVLPVDFIVLEMEEDKDMPILFGRPFLATGDVVIKTKTNTVVFRVDGEELVIEQEKAEKRLWELG